The window ATCCACCTCTATCAAAAAAGATAGAGGAAGAGCATTAATTTCTTAATTCGCCATCTCTTCAGCCATTTTAATTGCTTTGCCTAAATTTATTTTTCCGTAACCATAATAGTCATTTCTAGTTTTACCTGTGCCATCATCAGCATAATCATATTCACCAACTTTATCAGCAGTTAGTTTTAAAATTTCTTGTACTTGTGCAGCAGTTAGATTAGGGTTGGCTTGCAATATAAGAGTTGCACTTCCTGATACAACAGGAGTAGCTGCTGATGTACCAACAAATCTATCTGCTTCAGTAGAATCTACATAATTTTGTTCATTTACACCATTAGCACCCATTGGATCAAGTGTTGCAATACCATAATAATATCCACCCGGTGCAACAATATCAAGTGTTGAGCCATAATTACTATATGCAGCACGAGTAGAATAGTAACTGGTAGCACCAACTGTAATCACTTCTGGAATGGTTGCGGCACGCTGTGAATCCATCAAAGTCCCATCTTCATATTTAAAAATAGGAATTTCGCTACCATCATTACCTGCTCCAAACACCACAACTGCACCTTTTCCGCTTCTGCCGCTTGTTGTTGATACTTCTTTGATTTTATCAATTACAGCTGAAGATATTCCAAAAAATCTATACCAACTACAATTAATTACATCCGCATTGAATTCAAGGGCTTTGTCAAAAATTGTTATCAATTCGCTATCGCTAAGAGTTGCTCCATATTTAATGAAATATAAATTACTATCAGGAGCTATACCACGGATACCTTTTCCGTTAATTCTTCCACCAATGACACCAGACACAGCAGTTCCATGATGATCCGTTGAGTTTGTTTGATTTACATCAGATAAGCCAGTTGTCACATCCCAAGTGCCTTTTAGTAATAAATCTTCGTGTGTAGTATCAAGCCCATCATCAATAACAACCACATTTATACCTGTGCCTGTATATTTGTCTAAATAGCCATTTGCATGAATACTGCCTTCTTTGTTGTCATCAATATACCACTGTTCTTTTTGCATAGGCTCAAGAGGTTCAATATTGTGTTCAACTAACTCTTCTCTATAATGTTCTAATGCATCATCTTCAACTACTAATGTTTTGCCTATATTTGATAACATATTTTCTATAGTGACATTATCTACATCATCATTTTCAAAATCTAAAGCGTATGTGTCCAAATCATCATGAATGGCTTGTGTAATCTGAATACCATTTGATGAGTTCCCATCTTCATCCAATGATTGAACAAATTGCAAAAATTTTACCACTTTAGAATCAATCAACCCC is drawn from Hydrogenimonas thermophila and contains these coding sequences:
- a CDS encoding S8 family peptidase translates to MKNSTSIFTSALLALSLVGCGGGSSDATTSTTTQTTTEPTLVTGSLVDAPISGVKYICSDGTTGTTNIDGNFTCPINNTITFSIGGVKLGDYEITSATEARYLFPSELFGLEEGLIDSKVVKFLQFVQSLDEDGNSSNGIQITQAIHDDLDTYALDFENDDVDNVTIENMLSNIGKTLVVEDDALEHYREELVEHNIEPLEPMQKEQWYIDDNKEGSIHANGYLDKYTGTGINVVVIDDGLDTTHEDLLLKGTWDVTTGLSDVNQTNSTDHHGTAVSGVIGGRINGKGIRGIAPDSNLYFIKYGATLSDSELITIFDKALEFNADVINCSWYRFFGISSAVIDKIKEVSTTSGRSGKGAVVVFGAGNDGSEIPIFKYEDGTLMDSQRAATIPEVITVGATSYYSTRAAYSNYGSTLDIVAPGGYYYGIATLDPMGANGVNEQNYVDSTEADRFVGTSAATPVVSGSATLILQANPNLTAAQVQEILKLTADKVGEYDYADDGTGKTRNDYYGYGKINLGKAIKMAEEMAN